In the Anaerostipes caccae L1-92 genome, GGATAAATAAGTTATGAAGAAACGAATCATTGCAGTATTTACGATATTATTTGCCTTTACATCGATTTTATCCGTTTTCCCAAAATCGGATATCTCGGCTGCGTCCTTAAAGATCAGATACGGAGGCAAGACAAGATACTATACGGGAAAACAGCTAAACTTTACATACGCTAAAAAAGGGATTTCCACAAAAACACCAGGCATTCAGATGAAGAGTATTAACATGATCCCTTATTACAGTATTCTCGTAAAGAACGGGCCCAAAATCAAGCGCAGTTACAGCAAAAAAACAGGCAAACTTGTACTCAAGTACAAGAACAAAACGCTGACTTTCTATAAGAATAAGAAAACCTGCTATGTGAACGGCAAGAAGAAAACATTATCCGCTGCACCCGTCTCAGTCAAGTACTACACGACCAAAAAATATAATATTCTGCTTCCGGCTAATTTTACGATCAAGAATTTAGGACTGGACTATTCCTATATCTCTTCAGCAAAGAGAATCCACATCAACAAGCCGGGAAACAGCTACTTATATACAAAAAACACAGCGACTAATTATAATAAGAAGACATCCGATTATATCAAGGCACAGACGGTAAAAACCTACGACAAAAAGAAGATCAATTACAACAATTATGTTCCAACCAGCACTGATCCGACTCACGGCTACCAGTATTTGCGTTTGAATACATACCGCACCGTCAACAGCTCAAAGTATAACAGTCTCTTAAACAGTAAGGTAAAATCCAAAAGTGTGCTGAAAAACAAAGGTTCTGTTCTCAATAGCGCTGCTAAAACTTATAAGATCGATCCTGTTTATTTCCTCTGCCAGACGATTTTGGAGACCGGTTATGGTACAAGCACTCTCTCACAGGGCAAATCGATTACCAAGGTTATCACAGGAAAGTCTGTTGTGAAAGACAAAAAAGGCAATGTCACAGGGTTTCAAAAAGTAAACGGCAAATATCAGACAAAGAAGATTTCATCTAAAAAGGTATACAATTTATACGGCATCAAGGCCTATGATTCTGACCCACAGCTTTGCGGATTCAGCTACGCATACTATCAGGGCTGGACAAGTGTGGACAAAGCCATCAAAGGCGCTGCAAAATATGTCAGCCAGGAATATATTAATAACAGTACCTACAAACAAAATACCCTGTACAAATTCCGCTACAATCCAAATACCAAATACATCTGGCACCAGTATGCCACAGATCCGGGATATGCCCAGAAGATCGGA is a window encoding:
- a CDS encoding N-acetylglucosaminidase, whose protein sequence is MKKRIIAVFTILFAFTSILSVFPKSDISAASLKIRYGGKTRYYTGKQLNFTYAKKGISTKTPGIQMKSINMIPYYSILVKNGPKIKRSYSKKTGKLVLKYKNKTLTFYKNKKTCYVNGKKKTLSAAPVSVKYYTTKKYNILLPANFTIKNLGLDYSYISSAKRIHINKPGNSYLYTKNTATNYNKKTSDYIKAQTVKTYDKKKINYNNYVPTSTDPTHGYQYLRLNTYRTVNSSKYNSLLNSKVKSKSVLKNKGSVLNSAAKTYKIDPVYFLCQTILETGYGTSTLSQGKSITKVITGKSVVKDKKGNVTGFQKVNGKYQTKKISSKKVYNLYGIKAYDSDPQLCGFSYAYYQGWTSVDKAIKGAAKYVSQEYINNSTYKQNTLYKFRYNPNTKYIWHQYATDPGYAQKIGKLMYSQFRSAYATGNTLTFDRPKFK